The genomic region GAAGAAGAAATTAGAGAAATAAAACCGGAATTTTTAATTATTGATTCAATTCAAACGGTTTTTAACCCCCTTAATCCCTCTTCTCCTGGAAGTGTTTCTCAAGTTAGAGATGTAGGTTCCTTTTTTTTGAAAATTTCAAAGAGGGAAAATATTACAACCTTTTTAATAGGTCATGTAACAAAAACAGGAGAAATTGCAGGACCCAAAACCCTTGAACATATGGTGGATTGTGTTTTATACCTTGAGGGCGAAAAAAGGGAAAACTTAAGAATTTTAAGACCTTTTAAAAATAGGTTTGGCTCAACTGATGAGATAGGAATTTTTGAAATGCTGGAAGAGGGACTTTTGGAAGTAAAGGATACCTTAGGGTTATTTGTTTCTGAATTAAAAGCACCTGGAGTTATAATTTTCCCAATGGTGGAGGGTAAAAGGGTAATAATGGTTCAGATAGAATCCCTTGTTTCAAAAACTTTTTTCCCTGTTCCTAAAAGAGAATCTCAAGGGTTTGACATAAGAAGGCTTTCAATGATTTTAACCTGCTTAGAAAAATATCTGAATTTACCCTTTTATCAATACGATGTTTATGTTAATGTAACAGGGGGGATAAGGATAAATGAAACTGCTGGTGATTTACCTCTTGCCCTTTCCATTATCTCCTCCTATAAAAATATTGAACTTCCAGAAAATTTCATAAGTTTTGGTGAAATTGGACTTGCAGGTGAAATAAGAAATGTAAGGGATTATAAAAAAAGAATTCAAGAAGCAAAAAGAAAAGGGTTTAATAGGGGAATTATTCCCTATATTGAAAATTCTGATAAAGATTTTTTAAGCATAAAAAACTTAAAAGATGTTTTAAGAATAAATGTTTTTTCTTGATTATATAGGTTTTTACAGTAATTACCTTATAATTTTTCTTTTAATTTTATTGATAATACTCTTATTTTTAATTTCTAAAAAAAGAGAAAAAATTCCTCAATTTATAATTGACTTTGAAACACTAAAAGATGAAAGGTTTCTTGAACTTTTTGTTAAGGATCTATTTTATTTTAAAATTATCCTGTCAAAAATTGATTATCAAAAATTTGAAGAATACATAAAAAATCTTACTGGTGAAGAAAGGGAAAAATTTATTTTTTATTTTAAGGAAATTGAGAAAAAGAAAAAAAATAAATTTTTAAAGTTAGTAAACAAAAATATTGAAGATTTAATTTTTAAAGGAAAAAAGAAAAAAATTATCATATCCGATCAGAAACTTAAAGAAAAATTAGAAGAATCAGGTATTCAATTTTTTTATTTTCCAGAAATTGTAAAAATATTTAAAATAAAACTTAAAGAAGGAGATGTTATCAAAATAAAAATTGTAAAAAGGGGAAGACATTTTGATGAAGGAATAGGATTTTTACCGGATGATACCCCAGTAATAGTTAAAGATGGAGCAAATTATTTAGGAGAAG from candidate division WOR-3 bacterium harbors:
- the radA gene encoding DNA repair protein RadA, with protein sequence MKKEKVIYICENCSYESYKWLGRCPVCGSWDSFRELKNKNLKEKEKGEVFKFTDIKLKTKKFIETGINEVDRVLGGGLVEGGLYLLGGDPGIGKTTLLLIIAEKISNKGKKVLFVSAEESGEQLKMKAERLKIEGENIWISQSSDTESIEEEIREIKPEFLIIDSIQTVFNPLNPSSPGSVSQVRDVGSFFLKISKRENITTFLIGHVTKTGEIAGPKTLEHMVDCVLYLEGEKRENLRILRPFKNRFGSTDEIGIFEMLEEGLLEVKDTLGLFVSELKAPGVIIFPMVEGKRVIMVQIESLVSKTFFPVPKRESQGFDIRRLSMILTCLEKYLNLPFYQYDVYVNVTGGIRINETAGDLPLALSIISSYKNIELPENFISFGEIGLAGEIRNVRDYKKRIQEAKRKGFNRGIIPYIENSDKDFLSIKNLKDVLRINVFS
- a CDS encoding TRAM domain-containing protein; protein product: MFFLDYIGFYSNYLIIFLLILLIILLFLISKKREKIPQFIIDFETLKDERFLELFVKDLFYFKIILSKIDYQKFEEYIKNLTGEEREKFIFYFKEIEKKKKNKFLKLVNKNIEDLIFKGKKKKIIISDQKLKEKLEESGIQFFYFPEIVKIFKIKLKEGDVIKIKIVKRGRHFDEGIGFLPDDTPVIVKDGANYLGEEITCVIEKVKDTYAGTILEAKIFKGNT